The Papaver somniferum cultivar HN1 chromosome 3, ASM357369v1, whole genome shotgun sequence genome includes a region encoding these proteins:
- the LOC113359783 gene encoding uncharacterized protein LOC113359783 has product MDYYAYRISPRVGEYSTILRGEIIFQEFIVGAWEATEQNRLEWMEHGQLELRAQNYKKIYKIVASNQNPAEAGQPLILPSLFTGGPRYMYEIYQDSMSITRYNHHPDIFLTVTKNPNWEEIRGSLFPNQQPHERPDLVARVFDLKRKALMNEIQENRVFGTTVAHVYTIEFQKRGFPHVYALIFLDKDDKIRTPEQVDIINSTENLIEFSRVSECVRNDPYWLSVSCPQPVLFYHLLS; this is encoded by the coding sequence ATGGATTATTATGCCTACAGAATATCTCCAAGAGTGGGAGAATATTCAACAATTCTTAGAGGAGAAATAATTTTTCAAGAATTTATTGTCGGCGCATGGGAGGCCACTGAACAAAATCGTCTTGAATGGATGGAACATGGTCAACTTGAATTGCGTGCTCaaaattacaagaaaatataCAAGATTGTTGCCTCCAATCAAAATCCTGCTGAAGCCGGACAACCATTGATCTTACCATCCTTATTCACAGGTGGTCCTCGATATATGTACGAGATATACCAGGATTCCATGTCCATCACCAGGTACAACCATCACCCAGATATCTTTCTCACTGTGACAAAGAATCCCAATTGGGAAGAAATAAGGGGTTCTTTGTTCCCGAACCAACAACCACACGAAAGGCCTGATTTAGTAGCTAGAGTGTTTGACTTGAAGCGTAAAGCACTAATGAATGAGATACAAGAAAACAGAGTATTTGGCACCACAGTGGCACATGTGTACACAATCGAGTTTCAAAAGAGAGGCTTTCCCCATGTGTACGCGCTGATTTTCTTGGACAAAGATGATAAGATCCGCACACCAGAACAGGTGGATATTATTAATAGTACTGAGAATCTCATAGAGTTCTCACGTGTGTCTGAGTGTGTGAGAAATGATCCTTATTGGCTGAGTGTGAGCTGTCCACAGCCTGTCCTGTTCTACCATCTCTTGTCTTAG
- the LOC113356942 gene encoding RNA pseudouridine synthase 2, chloroplastic-like has product MFSLSYSSAPSSARTICNSNSLSFLQRRKPSISRVFSIISSSPIVDSVTDESTEEDNFVSKSGNYAGAKLEEINGGEKLRLDTWISSRMSGVSRARVQSSIKSGLVKVNGRVVNKVSHVIRAGDKVNCTISEMQPLRAEPEDIPLNIVFEDDHVLVVNKPAHMVVHPAPGNRTGTLVSGILHHCRLPTVALPDNDIFSETEDISDEELEGFYSDQNSSEDLNSRSSAALIRPGIVHRLDKGTSGLLVVAKDEHSHAHLSEQFKLHTIHRVYVSLTNGVPSPASGRVDIAIGRDTNNRLRMTAVNGSNNTKQARNAASRYRVIEVLAGGASAMVEWRLETGRTHQIRAHAKYLGYPLLGDEVYGGTKGMALSLLRHKTPSNRHNYLPELVDKFQRPCLHAYALGFKHPHTGKDMKFSCPPPADFTEILSLLQNIEKLSFKK; this is encoded by the exons ATGTTTTCACTCTCGTATTCTTCAGCTCCATCCTCAGCTAGAACAATCTGTAACTCAAATTCTCTATCTTTCCTTCAGAGAAGAAAACCTagcatttctagggtttttagtATCATTAGTTCTTCTCCAATAGTTGATTCAGTAACTGACGAATCTACTGAAGAAGACAATTTTGTTAGTAAAAGCGGGAACTATGCTGGTGCTAAGTTAGAAGAGATAAATGGTGGTGAGAAATTAAGACTTGATACTTGGATTTCTTCTCGGATGTCTGGTGTTAGTAGAGCTCGCGTTCAGTCTAGTATTAAATCTGGTCTTGTTAAAGTTAATGGTCGAGTTGTTAATAAG GTTTCACATGTTATTAGAGCTGGGGATAAGGTTAATTGCACAATATCGGAGATGCAACCTCTACGAGCTGAACCAGAAGATATACCACTAAATATAGTTTTTGAGGATGATCATGTCCTTGTTGTCAACAAACCTGCACATATG gttgttCATCCTGCACCTGGCAACCGTACTGGTACACTTGTAAGTGGTATCCTTCATCATTGTAGACTTCCGACAGTTGCTTTACCAGATAATGACATATTCTCTGAGACAGAGGATATATCCGATGAGGAGTTGGAAGGCTTTTATTCTGATCAAAATTCTAGTGAAGACTTAAATTCTAGGTCATCAGCGGCTTTAATTCGTCCAGGAATAGTGCACAGACTAGACAAAGGAACCAGTGGATTACTTGTTGTTGCAAAG GATGAGCATTCTCATGCGCACCTATCAGAACAATTCAAGCTACATACCATCCATAGAGTGTACGTCAGCCTCACCAATGGTGTTCCATCCCCAGCTTCTGGCCGTGTTGATATTGCAATAGGGCGTGATACAAACAATCGGCTTCGTATGACTGCCGTGAATGGATCCAATAACACTAAACAGGCCCGTAATGCTGCCAGTAG GTACCGGGTAATTGAAGTTCTTGCTGGTGGTGCTTCTGCAATGGTTGAGTGGAGATTAGAAACTGGACGCACTCACCAG ATTCGTGCCCATGCAAAGTATCTGGGATATCCTCTATTAGGTGATGAAGTGTATGGAGGAACAAAGGGGATGGCTCTGTCACTGCTTAGACATAAAACCCCATCAAACAGGCACAATTACCTTCCAGAACTGGTCGATAAATTTCAGAGACCTTGCCTCCATGCGTATGCTCTTGG GTTTAAACATCCACACACTGGAAAGGATATGAAGTTCTCGTGCCCACCACCTGCCGACTTCACTGAGATTTTGAGTCtgcttcaaaatattgaaaaG CTTTCATTCAAGAAATAG